A single window of Penaeus vannamei isolate JL-2024 chromosome 24, ASM4276789v1, whole genome shotgun sequence DNA harbors:
- the LOC113804769 gene encoding gastrula zinc finger protein XlCGF26.1, producing the protein MTKHRLVLEAAATECVVLLQGLIGSVVGPEEPREYLTCPVCGRCITGKNCRQNLRHHLLIHTGEKPYTCPHCPHRANYKPNLLKHIRSVHGSSQGQALSSGSFAGLSNAPAAPTFLPTSSGCEENVVVCSECGKVFSGRSRKTNLKQHILTHTGERPYLCPHCPHRTNHKPNLVKHIRAVHRAPAFSSMPAKGCGDNVLQCNVCGKLFMGRSRKNNLKQHLLTHTGERPHLCPHCPYRSSHRPTLRRHILTVHANLAGVSSRGSGEAILCPVCGKIISGRNKRQNLQYHMITHTGHKPFQCPYCPHRANRSDNMKIHIRSRHLRQTSSTKSLTSEPPQPNPTQVVEANSLESQIQDQATLSVLKSFDAGAITNDVPLTCHVCNKAFSGRNKRQHLSTHLNIHTGEKPFHCPFCPHRANRKDNLKTHMKLRHLEELPGNIGGEIMRRFQDSSHASGHT; encoded by the exons ATGACAAA GCATAGGCTCGTACTTGAAGCGGCAGCCACTGAGTGCGTGGTTTTGTTACAGGGGCTGATTGGCAGCGTAGTGGGGCCTGAGGAGCCTAGGGAGTACCTCACATGCCCAGTGTGTGGTCGCTGCATCACGGGCAAGAACTGTCGACAGAATCTACGCCACCACCTCCTCATTCACACTGGAGAGAAACCGTACACTTGCCCGCACTGCCCACACAGAGCCAATTATAAGCCCAATCTCCTCAAACACATTCGGTCTGTTCATGGGTCTTCACAGGGGCAGGCTCTCTCCTCAGGGTCGTTTGCAGGCTTGTCCAATGCTCCTGCTGCACCTACTTTCCTTCCCACATCA AGTGGTTGTGAGGAGAACGTTGTGGTGTGCAGCGAGTGCGGCAAGGTGTTCTCTGGTCGTTCTAGGAAGACTAATTTGAAACAGCACATCCTGACTCATACAGGCGAACGACCCTATCTTTGCCCGCACTGCCCACACAGGACTAACCACAAGCCGAACCTTGTCAAGCACATTCGAGCAGTGCATAGAGCTCCTGCATTCTCTTCCATGCCAGCT AAAGGTTGCGGGGACAATGTTCTACAGTGCAACGTGTGTGGCAAGTTGTTTATGGGCCGATCAAGAAAGAATAACCTGAAGCAGCACTTACTGACTCACACTGGGGAGAGACCACATCTGTGCCCACACTGTCCTTACCGCAGCAGCCATCGCCCCACTCTGAGAAGGCACATCCTCACAGTCCATGCTAACCTG GCGGGCGTGAGCTCGAGAGGCAGTGGGGAGGCGATTTTGTGTCCAGTGTGTGGGAAGATAATCAGCGGGAGGAATAAACGTCAGAACCTCCAGTACCACATGATCACGCACACAGGCCACAAGCCCTTCCAGTGTCCCTACTGCCCACACCGTGCCAATCGCAGTGATAACATGAAAATACACATTCGCTCACGCCATCTGAGACAGACCTCCTCGACCAAATCCCTGACCTCAgaacccccccaacccaacccaacacaagTAGTTGAGGCCAATTCATTAGAGAGTCAGATTCAGGACCAGGCCACCTTATCAGTGCTAAAATCTTTTGATGCT GGGGCGATAACCAACGACGTGCCCCTGACGTGCCACGTGTGCAACAAGGCATTCTCTGGCAGAAACAAGAGGCAGCACCTTTCCACCCATCTCAACATTCATACGGGCGAGAAGCCCTTCCACTGCCCCTTCTGTCCCCACAGGGCCAACCGCAAGGATAACCTCAAGACTCATATGAAACTGAGGCACCTGGAGGAACTTCCAGGAAATATAGGTGGGGAGATAATGAGACGATTCCAAGACTCGTCCCACGCTTCAGGGCACACGTAA
- the LOC113804767 gene encoding zinc finger protein 641, with the protein MRPPLMCPVCRKVFQGRNRRQHLSHHIKTHTGEKPHMCPFCAHRTSRRDHLREHIRSIHGVDVALSTMSQHDIPVGMSLGTKVPKVCPVCGKLFNGRNKQQHLHYHMMTHTGEKPFHCPHCPHRANRLSNLKIHIKTKHGTPN; encoded by the exons ATGCGTCCGCCCTTGATGTGTCCTGTGTGCCGTAAGGTCTTCCAGGGCAGGAACCGCCGCCAACACCTGAGTCACCACATCAAGACACATACAGGCGAGAAGCCACACATGTGTCCCTTCTGCGCCCACAGGACCAGTCGTAGAGACCACTTGCGAGAACACATACGAAGCATTCATGGGGTGGATGTGGCCCTCTCCACCATGTCTCA GCATGACATCCCAGTGGGCATGTCGCTCGGCACAAAGGTCCCCAAAGTATGCCCAGTATGCGGCAAGTTGTTCAACGGGCGCAACAAGCAGCAGCACCTCCACTACCACATGATGACACACACAGGAGAGAAGCCCTTTCACTGCCCTCACTGCCCCCACCGTGCGAACCGCCTCAGTAACTTGAAGATCCACATCAAAACAAAGCATGGGACTCCAAACTAA